CACTTCAGATCCAATTGTAAGAAGGGTGGCAGTATCTCTCGCGCTCACTATTTCCATGTATCCAACTGCTGGTTTTGTGTGTCGGCCAGTCAGCGAGCAGGCAGTGCCTCGTCAGCTCCACTCGTTCCTATTCTCTCACTGATGCTGCTCGCTCATTACTCATCGtttttgcactctctctctctctctcttcattattgtCACAGATCAGGATAGGAGGATCCTGTTCAGGCTGTGTTCAGAAAGGACAATGTGTGAGGCGGGGGTTGAGGGGGGGGAGCTGACGTCAAGTGAACCCACTTGACGGATCAACGATGACGTTGCGTGCTCGCTGACTGACCCGTCTGTCGTGTGGATGGATGTGCGtcaacaatgcaaaaaaaaaaaaaaaaaaaaaaaaaaaaaaaaaaaaaaaaaaaataggggtgTGGGGTGCATGTCCTTTGTAATCTTTTGACTTGTGTTAAAAGCAAGATTCTTTGGTTTTTAATCCCAGGCCTGCCTAACTTAGTGGGTTTTCTTGGAAGTACgaatatatttccttttacaAGCTGTAGCTGTTGTATTCTTAGAGATATTTATTTGATGACTTGACGGTGCTTCTCTAGTATGTTCACTCTAGGCTCTAAGACAGAATATGAACCCACTTCCGCGGTGACTAtctagaaaggggaaaaaatagatcCAGTCCTCTTGTAGCTTCATTCTCATTTCAAACCAGTGATCCCCCGCAATCTCACTTGAAGATCAGCCACCCTAGATTCTCTCACCTCAAGATTAGCCACCACCAGATTCTCTCAGCTGGAAATCAACCACCACCAGATTCTCTCACCTGAAGTTCAGCCACCATCAAATTCTCTCACCTGAAAATCAGCCCTCTCGCGCGAAACTGGGGTGTCAGGTCTTCAGATGAAATGTAGTTGTGTTTTACCGAAGATTTACACATATGATGGCAATTAAGTAGAAATAGGAAGGCATGTTTTATATAAGGAtggtcacgtgtaggcctgaggttttcttgcagcttccttttgTTACGTTCTTGCGTTGAAGGGTGGCCCAACTTGCCCAGGATCAAGAGCCTATATCTTTTGGCCCAGACTGCCTGCCGGGCCGTGGTGGCGGATCGCCGAATGTGGTGCCGCGATGTAAACAACAGCAGAGGTGCCGCGAGTCGCTGCGGTGTGGTGAGGACTTGCCTCTGCGTGGCACTACTGTATAGAACTGTTTTTGTACGTATGTAGTCATATATAGGTAAAATTGTAGTTCAGCACAATACATCctatcttttattccttctctgtcCCTAACATGCATGGGGACTTGCTGGTGGGAaagcgttttatttatttattttattttattttattttattttattttattcatttatttttcattcaaagGTGGGAGAAGCCAAATTAAGATAAATTTGGACATTCATGAAAAGTAGGGATTAGACGCAATAATATGAGAACTAGGGAAATTTATAGCTTAACTTTAAAACCAAACATAACCGGGGGGAGCGAGCCCGTTACCCTGCTCCCCCACCCTTAAAAGGATACAAACCAAAGTAGGGGGCCTCCCCTTCCATACACCCATGGAAGTGGAAGGTCCAGGGTGTGGTTGGTCAACCTCTTCTTAATCATCAAAGGGTACTGGTGCTACCAGTTGTTCAACACTTGGCAGATTTTGGCAAAACACTGTGATCTTAAGAAATGTACACCCAAGTCGTCTTGCTTATGGAACTGCACAATAAAATCCTGGTATTTAAATTTATGTCCACTACCCTTGGTTGTCCTTGTGACAACTTGTGACACCAAGTACCATTGTGGTTATTTGGCTAACTGTCACAGCCGTCATGTATAAATGTAGTGATCAGTTGAAAGTAATTGGCGACACATTGGCCAGAAGTAAACAATGTTCAATGATGTTGTAATGTATACATCAGTAAAACAACAGCTCCCATTAGTAGAATGAAAGAGGTACAAGTGAGCATGCACCATTCCATACTGGAAACTAACATACTAACACATGCACTACTGATTGAGTCAGTGTGGggttgagagagaaaagtgagatgaATTTTGAAAaatttgtttgtgagtttttttttattatgtgcaCCACTTGGTGTAACCATTAAAAGTGCTCCAAATTTTGTGATCTACAACTTGAGTGTAATCATAAATGTCATGGGTGCATTGCATTgatcccatatatatatatatatatatatatatatatatatatatatatatatatatatatatatatatatatatatatatatactcgtatatatatatatatatatatatatatatatatatatatatatatatatatatatatatatatatatatatatatatatatatatatatatatggactgCCTTCTTATCAATATTATAAGTCAAATTTAATTttatagttattgttatttctatATTGTTAACATTCTTTCACAGCAGCAGTCACTTCAGTCACCTTTAAGAAGTGAAGGACACAGGGatgggagatgaaagaggattaTTTCAGCAGCTGATCAACAGCTTTGAAGCTTTTCTGTCAGAGGTAATTATATATGTAAATCCTTAGTAAACTGCATTACCTGGTTGATTAGTTAGTCTTTAGTTAACATGAAGGTGAGATAGCTGGTGGCAAGATGATGTTACCAATCAGCAGTACTGTTAATTAAGGTagtatttattcactttttataatgaatgttttgagGTTGATGAACAGTCTGAAACTTATTGAAGGGATTGATGAACTGATCACTGGCCTACACCTACAGACTCTGCTGTTGCAGTGCGCTTAGATTGGTCTTACAGTTTTAACCAGTACGTACTGTACatctgttttccatttttccttttcctatggCCAGTAAGCATGGGAACCTGGTGGGAAGGTCTTTTTGGAGTTGGGAAAGCAAtatggaaagataaaaagatgcctctctctctctctctctctctctctctctcgtctctctctctctctctctctctctctctctctctctctctctctctctctctctctctctctctctctctctctctctctctctctctctctctctctctctctctctctctctctctctctcctctctctctctctctctctctctctctctctctctctctctctctctctctctctctctctctctctcttatgctgTGACTTCACAAGGGTGTAGGTTCATTTTCCTTCTATACACTATTCATGACTTTAGATATTCCTCCTTTGACAGGCACGAGCTGGTGGTCAAGTGGAGAAATATATGTTGGAAGTGGTGGTTGGGAAGCAAGAGGTTGGAGCTGGACTGCATTCTGCCCTTTATACAGCTCTTGTCAGTCTTCTCCATACCTTGCAGGTGAGATGGCAAAATATTTGATGAAGTGATCATTTATAGTTTGTGTCAGGGATGGGAAGATTTctgataaaaatagtaaaaagtaATATCTTTAAAATTTTAATTGTAAATGCATTTTTACTTTATCAATGTCAGTACAGTACTACCCTTAAAAAATTGTAACAACTCTCTTACTTGTTTATTCATAGGAAGTCCAGTTACTTATATTGCCTGTACCCTGCAGGAAATTCTTGAAAATTGCTATGCTGAGAAGAAGCAGAATTTGCCATCAAGTGTGGCATGCCCCCTGAATTCAGGACAGTATGAACACAGTGGGGATGGTCTGCCTGGACTGGCTGAGTCTGGCAGTCAAGAAGAGAAAGTGGTATGTAAAACACCAGTGACGGTCTCTCAACCACTGCACCGTCTTTCCCCACCACTCCAGCCCACCACTAAGGAGACTGAGGCAGCCAATGTGTTGATGAACTTGTCAGGGAAAGCAACTGACAGAGGAACCCAACCTATTCTGGAGTCATGTTCCACCCCCACCACTCCCATCACTCAGGTTCTAGGTCTCAACTCTATTCATGTCCTCCTATGGCTCCTGGAAGAAAGGACCTTGGTAGTAGGAGGGAACCAGCCCCCTGTGATGAGGTGCCTCAGATCAACGAGAAGGACTTGTTACCATTGGCTACTCAGGTTCTGTGTCAGTTTTGTTCCCGTCAGTGTGAAGACCTAGTGGAGCTGCATGAGCATGTTTTATCAGCCCACCATGCTGCTGAGGCTGATGCTTCCCTTACTGTGCCCCAAAGGAAAGCCCAGATCTCCTTCAgggcagaagaagaggaaaatggagtaGCTCCTGTGGAAGAGCAGGAGCAGAGACAGGAGCCAGCTGACTCTGACACAACCATGATAGTACTGTTTCCACAACCTAGCACTAGCCACAGTCAAGTAGAAAAGAAGTCAAAGAGGACCAACAAGTTAAAAAGAGGAGCTTGTGAATTAAGTAATGAAGGAATCACTACTGGGGAAAGTTCTCAGCAAGAGGAGGATTGTGTGGAGGATTGGCAATCCAGTGTGGTAGGTGATAGTTCAGAAACATCCCATTCCCAGCCTGACCTCCCACCTCCAACCCTTTCCACCAATAACCTTTGTGACAAGGACCAAGATTGGTTGAAGGGGCAAGCAGGGCCGTAGTGTAACTGAATTGACCCCTGTAGCCAGTGGAGATGCACTTGCAATGGCAGTAGAATCATCACAGATACGGGTATTAGAAACCAAAGTCACCATCCAAGTGTGCCTTGACTGCAGCTCTGGATTCACTGATCCTCAGGAGTATACAGGCCATGTGTGTGCAGCCAACCGACCCCTGGTTTATCATGGGTCTGATGGCTCTGTGACTTTGGCTGATGTACCTGCAGGCACCACAGCTCATCAGTTGCAGACATCTGACATGAGgcttttcccagaattttttgTCCAGCAAACTGTTGAAAGTGGAGTTCGAGGTTTGCAAGTGGTGCATCTCTCAGGCCGTACATTGCGGCTGCACACTAACTGCCCTCTGTCCTACCTGGGAGATCAGCTGATTTCCTTCAAGTAAGTTTTaagtttattttgagtgaatTCTGTTGCTTTTCCATTTCATGCTGAGGAGTTCAAAGAATATTAAATTACTGTGGTGattctgtatattttctttagaACAGATACAATAAAGGTGCTTTCTTTTTGCTTAAATTTATACTGCTTGAATTTGTGGGTATGACTGTGTACCATAGTAAGGATGATGTATCCAGGAAATATGTCTGTAAATCAAGagatttttcacacacacacacacacacacacacacacacacacacacacacacacacacacacacacacacacacacacacacacacacacacacacacacacacacacacacacacacacacacacacacactgtgtagTGTAGTAGTTAGCATGCTTGGCttacaaccaagaaggcccggatTCGAATCCCGGGAGCagtgaggcaaatgggcgagcctcttactctcttaatgtgtagcccctgttcacctagcagcaaataggtacgggatgtaacctgaggggttgtgacctcactgtcctggtgtgtggtatgtaagtggtctcagtcctacccaaagatcgatcactatgagctctgagctctttctgtagggtaATGGTttgctgggtgaccagcagtgTGATTCAcagtaggtgaatcacacacacagtgtAGTTCAGCTCACTCATCAAACAACTGAGTGTGCTGAGTTCTTGAGTTTGAGTTCTAGTGTGGCGAGGCAGATGGCAAGCAAGTTGGTACAGGATATAAGGGATGTAAgctgaggggttgtgaccttggTGTTCTGGTGTGGGAAATATATCCTAGCTTAATACACCACCCCTAATATTATGGAATTGTTGATAACTGGTCCAGCCATACAATTACCTTGTTGAAAAGTGTTTCACTCTACCTTCCCTTTTCATTAATAACCTACAGTCCAGTTAAATTAAATTTGAGTAATGGTTATCTTTGGCTTTCAATTAATATCTATCTCACTTTTGTTTCATCCCATAGGTGTCCTACATGTGAAAATGATAGTGACAGCCTCACACGCTTCCTGGACCACCTGACAGCTGGCCCATGCATGTTCCGGTGCCCTGACTGCCAGCTGGTGTACATCTCACTGGACAAACTCAAAAAGCACCGTGCCTCCCTTCACCCATCACTTGAGGTGAGACTTAATTCATGGTTTCCATGCTGAGTGATCTTAGTGGCGACTGAACTCAAACCTCAGAGTGTGTCATTCAAAAGATAAAGTATTGTTTCATTAATagaattttcatgtatttattttatgtatttttcctgCAGTGTGCAGCAAGATTTATACTTAAAGATAATAGCAGGTCAGACAGATAATTTTGAAGATTGCATTTCAACTTTTTCCTAAGAATATTAAATGTCAGGTTTTTACTTCTTAGAACATGAGATGGAAGATCATATGAACAGGAACCATCTGTGTATGATTTATATCCTGCAAGAAATTCTCTTTCCATTCAGGACCGCACATGTCCCAACTGCCACCATGTCTTTGAGAAGCGACACCAGCGTAACAAACACCTCAAAACCAAGTGCTCCCAGCGCCATGAGTGTGTGGTATGCAACCGGCTGCTCAAGAATGAATACAGTCTTAGAGTTCACATGCAGTCCCATGAGGTAGTGAAGCAGTGTTGTGATTCGCATCATATAATGTACTAGGGAGGGTGATGTGATTTGTGACGTGCTGAGAAATAGCCTTTTCATTATCCTTATTTGGGATGTGTTCAAGTTGCGTAGGATGTTGCCCAATCGAATTAAAGAGttttatgtaattattatttaGTTAAATATTTGAGGTCCTTCCATTGTTTGAAACATTTCTTGTAGTCCTTTTTTAAATTATTATATGTGTGGCAAAATTACACAGAATACAGGAAAGACTattggagaagagaaaggtggTAAACTTGCAgtacagtataaaaaaaaaagaaaaagacaaaaacagatAGTAATACAGTATTATGAAGAGGAACATTTAAGGCAACATTTTCTTACATGTAGTGACACAGTTGTGAAACATGGAGCaggtttcttttagttttcttttcttttcaatgaTAGCTGCAAAACAGATCAGTAGAGGAGATAGGAATAAAAGAGTAAGATTTATGAAATACTAATTGTAAAACTCCAGAATGAATAAGGAGAAATTCTTTGGAGAACAGATGTGTGTAGATTGTAAGCATTCCAAggtaaagcaaataaaaaaaagtttaggagAAAAATTATATAGTACTTAAAGGAACAGAGTGGTATGTGCATGCATGTGTATATTtgtatgtgtaataataataataataataataataataataataataataataataataataataataataataataataataataataataatatttggtATATTTATTGGCAGCCTTATTGTCTGAAATTTCATGTTACATATTAACTTACTAGTGTACATACTACATCTTAACTATACATTAACCCTAAGGAAGTATCTTACACAGAGATTCTATGGCTGCCACTTGGCAGTGACCAACCTGGTAGACCAAGCCCAGGATGATCAGGTCACCCTGTGTATTTTTCA
This genomic interval from Scylla paramamosain isolate STU-SP2022 chromosome 7, ASM3559412v1, whole genome shotgun sequence contains the following:
- the LOC135102364 gene encoding zinc finger protein 425-like, producing the protein MAVESSQIRVLETKVTIQVCLDCSSGFTDPQEYTGHVCAANRPLVYHGSDGSVTLADVPAGTTAHQLQTSDMRLFPEFFVQQTVESGVRGLQVVHLSGRTLRLHTNCPLSYLGDQLISFKCPTCENDSDSLTRFLDHLTAGPCMFRCPDCQLVYISLDKLKKHRASLHPSLEDRTCPNCHHVFEKRHQRNKHLKTKCSQRHECVVCNRLLKNEYSLRVHMQSHEEERKHVCKDCGAAFHRQAILTRHKMRHTGTKPHACPQCDSHFYTRQHLRTHLDRHNGLRRFPCNTCNKAYYSKHDRDTHYSKVHCKTHPALKAQPAPEVRSEHVTE